The following coding sequences lie in one Arachis stenosperma cultivar V10309 chromosome 5, arast.V10309.gnm1.PFL2, whole genome shotgun sequence genomic window:
- the LOC130982051 gene encoding RING-H2 finger protein ATL20-like, with product MTTPQYYSRTLVVLIIIIIIGYRRTEADEPSDNINNCDTTVIASCGNYTLPIEFPFWMTSEGNNTRCGYRGFEIKCNNQKQPLLNLPESGDFVVNGIENDEQTILINDQEKCLPRRIMLNRGFSLADSPFQLADGFSYQNYSFYSCPYDPTSPRMIECLGSTRNNLSYSVLAVLSSQVTRQRLLNNSSSCHFITSALAPVPSYVRYEVFWMSYDVNIRLRWNEPDCTSCIQSGGRCGLLPNSNDDHAACYDLPHQGQGLSRKARFGLTIGVGIPGVMGIIGLICLLQRRKMRRDQRQQSSRTQPEFSIMIVPPPPAVLMGLDGPSIERYPKIEVGENGQLPRPNDTICSICLSEYSPKEVLRTITECQHYFHVDCIDGWLKMNATCPLCRKLPARSNSNYDSSVPFPPSSS from the exons ATGACTACCCCGCAATATTATTCCCGAACACTTGTAGtcttgattattattattattattgggtACAGAAGAACAGAGGCTGATGAGCCAAGTGATAATATTAATAACTGTGACACAACCGTTATTGCCTCATGCGGAAACTACACGCTCCCTATTGAATTCCCGTTTTGGATGACCAGTGAAGGCAACAACACACGGTGCGGGTACCGAGGTTTCGAAATCAAGTGTAACAATCAGAAACAACCGTTGCTAAATCTCCCAGAATCCGGTGACTTCGTTGTAAACGGGATCGAGAATGATGAGCAAACAATTCTGATCAACGACCAAGAAAAGTGCCTCCCAAGAAGGATCATGCTCAACCGTGGATTCAGCCTCGCAGATTCCCCTTTCCAATTAGCCGACGGTTTCAGTTACCAGAATTACTCGTTTTACAGCTGTCCATACGACCCAACATCACCGCGCATGATAGAGTGCTTGGGATCCACGCGCAACAACCTCAGCTATTCCGTGTTGGCGGTGTTGTCGTCGCAAGTAACGCGTCAAAGGTTGTTGAATAATTCATCGTCGTGCCACTTTATTACATCGGCTTTGGCACCTGTTCCCAGTTATGTACGGTATGAAGTGTTTTGGATGAGTTACGATGTTAATATACGGTTACGGTGGAATGAACCTGATTGCACGTCTTGTATACAAAGTGGTGGACGCTGTGGCCTCCTACCGAATTCTAACGATGATCATGCTGCTTGTTATGATCTTCCACACCAAGGTCAAG GTCTTTCAAGGAAAGCCAGGTTTGGTCTAACCATAGGCGTGGGAATACCTGGAGTCATGGGCATCATTGGACTAATATGTTTATTGCAACGCAGAAAGATGAGGCGAGATCAGCGACAACAGTCATCAAGAACACAACCGGAATTTTCTATCATGATTGTCCCTCCCCCTCCAGCTGTCCTAATGGGCCTTGATGGGCCATCAATAGAAAGATATCCGAAAATTGAGGTTGGTGAGAATGGGCAATTGCCTAGGCCCAATGATACCATTTGCTCAATATGTCTCTCTGAATACAGTCCCAAAGAGGTGCTGAGGACCATAACAGAGTGCCAACACTATTTTCACGTTGATTGCATTGATGGGTGGCTGAAGATGAATGCTACTTGCCCTTTGTGTAGAAAATTGCCCGCAAGATCGAATTCCAATTACGACTCCTCTGTGCCTTTCCCTCCATCTTCCTCCTAA